GCCATGCCCGTGTTCTTCCAGTTGGCGGCACGGGAGACGTGCTTGTTGAGCGTGCCAGCGACCGTCTGGTTCACCGCCCACTCCACCTGGCGCGGAGTCGGCTGGAACGCCTGCTTGCGGACGTCGTTGCGCGGTACGGCGCAGGTGCGCTCGGCCTCGACCGGGTCGGTGGGCGAACCGGCGAGCACCGTGGCGCCCGACGCGGTGGAACCCGCCGACTTGGCGGTCTTCGAGGTCTTCGCGGCCTTTCCGCCCCCGGGCAGCGCGGGGGACGTCGCGGTCCCCGCGGCCTGCTCCTTCACGCCCCCGAGCGGCTTGCCGCCCGGCAGCGCCTCCAGCGACGCCGTCTTGCCGGTGTCGAGCATGCGCAGCTCGGTCCGGACCGTACGGGCCTCGCCCTCGCCCTCGGCACGGACGGGCGACTTCTTCCCCGGCGCCCACACGGTACCCACGGCCGTCTCGCCGCGCGTGGAGATCCGGGCGTCCTTGTCCAGGTCGCCACGGTTCTTGACGCTGCTCGGCAGCTTGCCCTCGGTCTTCGCCTCGCCCGTGACGTACACGGTGCCGTCGGCGGAGGACGCCAGGTCCCAGCGCGTCAGTTCGCCGCGGACCAGCGTGGCCGGCCGGGCGTCGCCGCTCCTGATCTGCTGGGCGCTCACCCGCTGGGCCCGGCTGTCGCCCTCGTCGGTCTTCTTCTTCGCGGAGCCGGGTATCCGCTCGATGTACGTGACACCCCCGTCGCCGTCGGCGCGCAGCTGGAAGGGGACGCTGCCCGTACGGGCGATCGTCTTCTTCCTGCCGTCCTTGCCGATCCTGACCAGCCGCGCTCCGTCGGCCGCCACGATGCCCTGCGCCGTCGGCACCGCGGAGGTCACCTGGCCGTCGAACAGAACCGGCTTCGCGGCCTTGCCGGCGGCGAGGTCGACGGAGACGAGGCGGGTTCCGGACTTCTTGTCCCCGTCGTGGGAGAGCTGGGTGAAGACCGCGTTCTCACCCGTACCGCAGCCGGGCGAGAAGTACGCCAGTGCTGCCTGGTACGGCAGCTTGGTGACCTTCCCCGACTCCAGGTCCACGACGGCGGTGAACGCGCCGCGCACCATCAGTTCGGGCTTGTTCGTGAACGTACGGGGCGCGTAGGCCACCGCCGCCAGCTTCCCGGACTCCGAGACACAGGCGTTCCCGATCCAGGCGTCGGCCTCGAAGCCCGGCTCCGAGAGGGTGGCGGCGGTCTTCCACTCGTACCCCTTGGCCGCGTCGGCCACGAGCACGTGGAAGCCCTCCGCATCCCCGGAGGTGGTCCATGCCACGTCCTTGGAAGCGGTGTATCCCTCTCCCTGCACGGCTGCGCGCCGCTGCGGGGGAATGGCCGCGACCGGCTGCTCGCCGTCCTTCGCCGCCTTGTCGGCCGACTGGGCCGACCATCCCTGCGCCGCCCCGTCCGGGATCTTGGGATCCACGGCACCGGCCTGCGAGGGCAGGGTGGCGATGAGCGCGACCGCGGTCCCTGCCACCACCAGCCCACGCGCGCGCCGCTGTCTGATACTTCGTTTCAAGGTGCGTTTCCTAGTCTGCTCGGCAAGAGCCGGAGCACACACCGTTCGGGGGCCCCGGCCCGGTGGCGCACGAGGGCCACCGCGGGCCAGTGCACACGGGCAATCTCTCTCCCAACTCTCCCTGGCATCCCACGCGTTGGAGCTCCACAAAGTCGGGCATCCACTTCCGGACATCTTTCGTCGAGCGCCGCAGGTGATCACGGCAAGAATCGGCCTTTTGATCATGGGCAGGTCAATTTCCTTCCGCGTGTATCTACTGTCACGGGACAAATTGGGGATCGGGGAAGGGACCTTCACATGGCTTTCACGGCACACGCTCGCCTCTGGGCTTCGGTCGTCGCATGCGCGGCCGGCGCCCTGCTCGTCGCGGCACCGCAGGCCCAGGCCGCCGCTCCCGAGGCGCCGGCCGCCGCGTCCGTCGCTCCGGACTGTCAGGGGATCTGCGTCCTCGGCGTACGCGCCGCTACCCACCCCGACTACGACCGCTTCGTGATCGACCTGGGCGAGGGAACGATTCCCCAGTGGACGACGAGCACCCAGACGACCCCGCTGACCTGTTGCGGCGACGAGACGAACGAGCACGTGGTCCCGATCCAGGGCAAGGAGTACCTGAAGATCTACCTCTCCCCGGCGACCACGTTCGACTTCAACACCTCGACGGTGGTGTACACCAGCCCGTCGTACGCCACGTACGACTTCCCGAGCCTCAAGGGCCAGGGCCGCACCGACATCTACGACCCCGAGGCGCGGGCCTTCCACATCGGCCTCGCGCTCGGCGACTACTCCTCGTACAAGATCTTCAAGCTGACCGCCCCGAACCGCATCGTGGTCGACATCAACCACTGACCCCGGACGCGCCGCCGGGCCGCCCCTCAGGAGGGGGCCGCCCGGCAGGCACCCCGGAAGGGGCATCCTCCGCGAGGAGCCCCAGCTCCTGGGCACGGGCACCCAGGGCGACGCGCCCCGTGACCCGCCAGCGGATCATCAGATTGCGCATCCTGCGCTGAACCGTGCGGTGCCCGAGGCCCAATTGCCGTCCGATGGCGGCTTCCCCGAGCCCCTGGAACAGCAACAGCAGAATGCTGAGTTCCACATCATCGATGATCGATGGGTGATCCATACACGGCCCCCATGAACGTGCAGTGACGCTTTCCACCTGGGTGGCGACCCTAGATCATCGCGCGCGCGTCCAAGGGCTCCGCAAAGTCGATCAATTTCACCAACTGGGCATACGGGATGACGCAATCGCGCCATTCTCGGGGACGGCCGACGGCGCCTCACCGCCCCGCTTCCGGCCCGACCCACGCCCCGCCGCATTGGCGCTTATTGGCCACCGGGAACCGTTGCCCGCCCTGTCGGGCGCTGCCTAGTCTTCCTGGATCGCACGCCGACAATTCCCCACGCCTCGTACAGGCAAAGGGAGTTGTGATTCCCATGAGAGAGAGCAAACGCATGAAACTCGCCATCAACCGTTCCCTTGTCGTCGGCGCCGCAAGTGTCGTCGCATTCGGCCTCATGTCCACCCTGGGCGCCGGCCCGGCGTCCGCAAGCGGCCTTTCGACCGCCTCCTGGTGGAACACCTGGTCCGGCGCCACCAAGCTGGGCGGAAACGGCACCCTGGAGCCCTACGGCGAGAAGCTGTGGGCCGAGGACATCGCGGCCGACGGCTGGGGCACCCGTGTGCAGCTGCAGTACCGCGACTCGTCGGGCGTCTGGCACAACACCGGGGGCGTCTGCTTCGACGACACCTCCACCTCGGGCGCGACCCTCTGCGACCGGAGCGTCGCGGAAGGCACCCCGGTCCGGGTCCACATCTGGGCGTCCAACGACGGCGTGACCCGCGCGGGCGAGTACGGCAACGTCGTCGACGCCTGACCCCGACACCCGACAACGGCTGCACAAGGAGAGCAATGCGTCCGTACCAGCGGATACTGGGCACGGTGGGCACCGCGGCGGCGCTCACGGTCATGATGGGCACCAACGCCTGGGCCGAACAGGACTGCTACATCAGCGCGAAGAACTACTACGCGTCCATGGTGTCGTTCACCGCCTACGGCGAGAAGGTGAACATCATCGACCAGGAGGCCGACGGCCACTCGGCAGTCGCCATCTTCGACACGAACGGCGGCACGCCCCGTACGTACACCCTGTGGAACTCCAAGGGGAAGGGCACCAACACGCTGTACGACTTCGACCTCGCCGAAGGAACCCCGGTCGTCATCCAGGCGTGCGTGGGCGAGTACGGCACCAAGACCGTGGACTGGGATTCGTGCGGCCCGTACGCCTTCGGCGAGGCGTGAGCCCCGAACGACGGCACGGACCCCAGCACGACGCCCCGCACGGACGGCAGCGGCCCGGTGTGCACCGTGATCCACGGATCAGCGGCTGCACACCGACCTCCCGCCCCAAGATCACCCACGCTCACCCCGCATGATCCGGCGCACCCCTGTCCCCGCCTGCGGACCGGAGACCACCCGCTACACTGACCGCGGTGGGTCAGCCTTCACGGGCCGCGCCACCGCGACCTGGTTGCCAGGCGCGCCTTCGTAGCTCAGGGGATAGAGCACCGCTCTCCTAAAGCGGGTGTCGCAGGTTCGAATCCTGCCGGGGGCACACCACAAAGGGGCCAGTTCAGAGGCTTGATCCTCTCGAACTGGCCCTTTTTCGTGAGCGCGGCGTTTCCGCCCGACGTGCAGGGAACTGACGGGGAACCACGATGTCGGACGGACAGCACGCACGAGAACGGCCCGCGACCGGTTCACCCGGTCAGGGGCCGTTCACGTGCGGTGGGTGCGGGATCCGAATCAACGGTCACGTCGCTGCGACGACGGTTTTCAAGATCGCTTTCGAGTCGAGTCGGCCCATGCCTTCACGGAGACGATCACGGCGGAAGCGACGCCGGTCACGGCGAGGCTCCCCATCATGATCATCCCCACGCCGATCAAGAAGAGACCGCTGGCGTCGTCCGACCAGTCGTAGAAGGCGGCAACGGTCAGGCCGGCCGTGACGCCGAGCACGGCGCCTGCGATGTAGCGGCGGGATGCCGCCCAGTACACGGGCGCCAGCAGAGTCAGCAGCAGCCCGATCACCTGCCACGCCTCGTACGGGCCGGTCTCCGAACCATCAGGTTGCACGTCACGGTGCTGGTCCCAGCCGAGCCAGGAAGCCCACACCGCTAGCGTCATCACAGCCAGCACGAGGATCGCCGTCAGCTGGGGAACGAGTTTCAGAGGTCGTTGCGACATGCCTCAAGCCTTCCGGCTCGCCGTGGAACCGAGCAGAGTCCACGTACTCACCTCTGCGTAGGTAATTCGGCTGCGGATCACACCTTCCCGTGCCACAACCGCGCCGGATCGGTCGGGGGCTCACGGGGGACTGCGGCTGCCGGCGGAGCGATGCCGATGGGGCACGGTCAGTCTTTGAACAGGTTCGAAAATGGATGTCGCGTGGTGATCGCTCCTGGTACCGTCACCCTCGCGCGCCGGGACGAGCGGCGGTTTCATGAGCCCCCTCCCTGCGTCGCTTACCTTGGGGAGGGGCTCTTTCGTGATTCGTCCGCTGAACAGACGGGCCACGCGCCGCCGGCGCGCGCTCGGTCGTATCGCTCTCACTGTCACGCTCGCCGTGACAGCCGGAATCGGCACCACTGCGGGGGCGGCCGCCGCCGAGACCCGCAGCGTGGCCGCCGATCCCGTCGTCATCAGCCCGGGCGCACGCTTCGTGCCCCGCGCCACCATCGTCCTGAACTCCGGTGAGACCGGATTCCTCACCGCGCAGGAGGGCGACGACCGCCTCCGCTGGATCGACTACGCCACCGGCGCGACGACCGTCCTCGACCACCGGCTGCCCGAGCCGCTCGCCTACGACGTGGACGAGTTCCGCTTCGCCACGTACCCGTCGGACTTCGGCCATGGCTCCGACACCGTTGCCCTCTACGCGGAGGCCCCGACCCCGCACGTGACGCTCCAGCAGCGGGCCGACGGCGAATCGTCGACCACGGTCCCGATCCCGGAGGGCCAGACGTACGTCGCGACCTACGGCGACACCGTCATCACCCGGACCGGTGCCGAGGGGGCCGAGACGAGCCTGCACCTCCTGCGCCTGGAGAACGGCGAGGTGCGGGACCGGAAGCTGGAGGGCCTGCCGGAGGGGTGGAACCTGACCATCAGCGAGGGTGACGCCCGGTCCGTGGCCGTCCGCGGCATCAAGTGGGAGGACTCCACCATGTCCCAGGGGTGGTGGGTCGTCGACCTCGCCACCGGGAGCATGAAGGCGCTCTCCACGCAGGGCGAGAGCGTCTCCTTCGACCAGGACACCGTCTTCCATGTCGGCGCCCCGTCCAGCTACGCCGCCCAGGTGTACCGCCGTGACGACCTGGACGCGGAGCCGACCACCCTCGACCTGCGGGACGTGGCGTACAACGACGTCGTACGGCGCCTCGGCGACGACTTCGTCACCGTGACCCCGCCCAACCCCGGCGACAGCGAGTACCGGGGCAACCATCTCGCCCTGCGCGATACCACGGGGAGCTGGGAGTCCCTGCTGACCGTCGCCTCCCCCGCGGTGCACCGCACGCCCGACGGCTCGCTCCTCGTGGCCGGCGCGGAGGAGAACACCACCTACGGCGCCCTCGACTGGGGGTACTACCTCTTCACCCCCGCAGCGGACGGCACCGTCACCCGCAAGCGCCTCGCGGACATCGAGAACCGGGAGGCCCAGCCGGCCGGCATCTCGCTGGGCAGCGGCATCCTCACCACCGCCGACGACTCGAAGCACTACAACCCCGCCACCACCATCGGCGGCTATCGCAGCACTTGGCTGAAGACCTCCGGCCGTCCGGAGGAGCTCGACTCGACCGTCGACGGCACCGTGTCCGGCCGGGACGAAGACGGCTGCAGCCCCACCCACGGAACCAACTGCGTGACCATGTTCGCCGGCGGCGACGGGCATCACGGCCGCAAGGCCGGGACCGAGCAGGACGTCACGATGCTCTACCGGAACGGCACGGCCTCGTGGGGGCCGCGGGTGACCTCCGGACTCTCCAGCCCGCAACTCGTCGACCTCTCCGGCCGGTTCGGCGTCGTGAACCAGTCATGGGGCGGCCAGCAGGCGGTCCTTCAGTTCAAGGACGCCGACACCGGGAACGTGCTGCAGAAGCGGGAGCCGGTCGCGGCCTCCGTCTGGGGCAACACACTGTGGAGCGCCCTCGGCCGGTGGGACGACACCAGCTCGGGCGTGCCGACCGGGGTGGCGGCGAAGAACCTGTCGACCGGTGCCGCCGGAGAGTCCTTCGACACGGGTTGCGTCCCCAGCGACCTGCAGGCCGTGGGCCGTTGGGTGTACTGGCGGTGCAGCGACTACTGGAACGACTTCAAGGGCGCCGGCGTCTACGACCGGCAGGCCAAGCGTTCCCTGAAGCTTGGGCCCGACGAGACACTCCTCGGCGACGGCTACCTGGTCCGCCGCTCGGAAGCGGCGGGCCTCACCCTCGTCGACCTGCACAACGGACTCCCGGTCAGCGACAAGGAGGCCGACCTCCCCCAGCGGGTGGTCGCCACCGCCGCCGAACTCGGTGACCGCACCGGACGGCGTTCAGGGTGGACCGTCGACCGCTTCGGCGGTCACGTCGCCTACACGGGTTCGGATCGCCGGGTGCGGATCGTCCCGTCCGACGTTCCGGCCTCCCAAATCGCCGTCATCGATGCCGACACCCCTGCCATGGACATCAAGGCCGGTGCGTGGACGCCGCGTTGGTGGGTCTCGAAGCCGGCTGGGCCATGGACGCTGACGCTGGCGAACAAGGCGACCGGAAAGGTTGTGCGGACGCTCTCCGGCGAGGAGGCCCGGGGCCTGGTCGCGCCGTCGTGGGACGGCAAGGACGCAGCCGGGAAGTACGTCCTGAGCGGGGCCTACACCTGGACCCTGACCGCGAAGCCCGCCGACGGTGTCCAGGCGGACCTTTCCGTCCTCGGGACGGTGTCGGTGACCGGCGGTGCCAGTCCTGCCGTACGCCGCGACTATGTCGGCGACGACACATACCCGGACCTCTACGCCCGCGGCACCACCGGCTCCCTGCTCGTCTACCAGGGCAACGCCTCCGGCGTGGTGTCGGCGAAGGCCGACGGTGGCATCTGGCCCACCACCTCCACCCTCGTCCCCTTCGGCGACCTCGACGGCGACGGCGCCAACGACACCCTGGTCACCGACAAGGACGGCTATCTGTACCGCTACTCCCCCGAGCGCGGGAAGATCGTCACCACGGGTGCCCCGCACACCAAGATCGGCAGCGGCTGGGCGGCCTTCGACGGCCTGACCTACTCGGGCGACCTCACCAGCGACGGCATCCCGGACCTGGTGGCCCGGCAGACCGCGACCGGTGACCTGTACCTGTACGCGGGCACCCTTGCGGGCGGTTTCACCCGCACCGGCCGGATCGGCACCAGTTGGAAGAGCCTGACCATCGTCGGCGCGGGGGACCTCAACGGCGACAAGCACGCCGACCTCGTCGCCCGCACCACCAACGGCGACCTCTACCGCTACTACGGCACCGGCAAGGGCACCATCTCCTCCGGCACGAAGATCGGCAACGGCTGGGGCATTATGGTCGACTTCGTCGGCATCGGCGATCTCACCGGCGACGGCAAGGACGACATTGTCGGCCGCACCACGACCGGTGACCTGTACCGCTATGCCGGCAACGGCACCGGCGGCGTCGGCTCCGGCGTCAAGATCGGCAATGGCTGGAAGGCCTTCGCCAGCGTGCGCTGAGCGCTCTGCCCACGGAGGCAGGGCGCGGCGCGGGCTTCCAGCGCGCCACGCGCCCGTCACTGCCGGGGCACCACAAGCAGCAGTTCGGAAGCCCTTCCGCCCGTATGGGCGGGAGGGCTTCCGGCATGCGGTGGCAGTGCGCGTACAGCGCCGTCGGCCCGCCGGCGAGGCCCACCGGGCTCGTCGTTCACCTCGTTGACCATGCGTGCGGCCTCCGTTTGACATCAAATACCAAAAGCCGCAAAGTCGTACGTATACGGCGTTAACGTACATCGTTAACGTAGGGCGTAGGGGTGACTCAGGAGAGTCCGGCCATGACGCACAGTGATCCGCAACCCGCAGATCTTCTCCAGGTGGAGCACCACCTGGCGCAGATCTCGGACGGAAACGTCGTCCGCATCACCGGCTCGGGCCCCGTCTTCGAGCACCCGTACCCGGTCCGCACCGTTCGGAGGACGACCTTCGTGCCGGTGCTGGCGGTGCGGGACCGAGCCGTGCTGTGGGCGATCGCCGTGGGCTGGGGGGCGTCCTTCCTGTGGTTCTGGACGTGGTGGCTGCAACCGGAGCACCGGGCGGGCTGGGCCGGGCTGATCGTCAACAGCCTTCTTCTGCTGTATCTCACCGGTCTTCCCTGCTACTTCTTCGTCAGCGCCCTGCGACTGCGCCGGGTCAACCCGGCCATGCCCGTGCCACCGGTGGCGGTCGCCTTCGCCGTGACCCGTGCTCCTTCCGAGCCGTGGCCCACCGTCCGCCGCACCCTCGAAGCCATGCTGGCCCAGGACTACCCGTACGCCTATGACGTCTGGCTGTGCGACGAGGACCCCAGCGAGGAGATCGAGCGGTGGTGCGTGCGGCACCGCGTCCGGGTGTCCTGCCGGCGCGGAGTGACTCCGTACCACCGGGCGGGATGGCCGCGGCGTACGCGCTGCAAGGAAGGCAACCTCGCCTACTTCTACGACCACTGGGGCTACTGGAACTACGCCGTCGTGGCTCAGCTCGACTGCGACCATGTGCCCGCCGCCACGTATCTCGCGGAAATGGTCCGGCCGTTCGACGACCCCGCCATCGGCTACGTCGCCGCACCCAGCGTGTGCGACGCCACCGACGCGGCGTCCTGGGCGGCACGGGGGCGGATGCATCGCGAGGCCATCTGGCACGGCGCCGTACAGCTGGGCCACAGCGACGGCCTCGCTCCGATGTGCATCGGCTCCCACTACGCGGTACGCACCCACGCCCTGCGCAGCATCGGGGGGCTCGGGCCCGAGCTCGCCGAGGACTTCTCCACCACCTACCTGCTCAACTCGGCCGGCTGGCACGGTGCTTTCGCCATCGACGCCGAAGCGCACGGGGACGGGCCGCTGACCTTCGCCGACATGGTCACGCAGGAGTACCAGTGGTCCCGCAGCCTCACCACCATGCTGCTGGGACTCCTCCCGCACCACCTGCGACGCCTGCCCCTCCTGCTGCGGCTGCGCTTCGGCTACGCCCTGGCGTACTACCCGCTGCTCGGCCTGATGATCGTCGCCGGGCTGATCCTTCCGCCGGTGGCCGTGATCACCGGTCTGCCCTGGATGGACGTCAACTACTTCGACTTCCTCCTGCACTTCTGGTCGATGCCCCTGTGGCTGATGCTGACGCTGTGGCTGCTGCGACGCAGGGATCTCATGCGCCCGCGCACCGCCCCCATCATGAGCTGGGAGACCTGGCTGTTCGCGCTCGCCCGCTGGCCCTTCGTCGTCTGGGGCATGGTCGGCGCGGTCCACCAGAAGATGCGGCCCCGCCCCGTGACCTTCAAGGTCACACCCAAGAACACGGGTGGGCCCCAGCCGCTGCTCGCCAGGCTGACAGCGCCGTTCGCCCTGCTCGCCGTGGCGCTGTCCACGGTCGCCGTGTACGGGGAGCTGACCAGCCCGGCGGCCGGTTACGTCTTCCTGTGCGTCGTCGCCGCCACCGCCTACGCCGCCGTGGCGCTCGCCGTGCCCGTCCTCCATGTGCGGGAGGCGGCCAGGGCGTCGGGACTGCGCTTCACCGCCGCGCTGGCGACCGCCCGCCTGCCCCTGGCCATCGGCCTCGTGTCGGCGGCGCCCGTCGCCACCTCGATCGTCTTCTTCCCGGCCTACGCGGCCGCCGCCCTGAGCTGGTGAGTGCCGTGACCACGAACCCACGAACGCACGCGCACGAAGGAGCCGGACCCATGCGCTCACCGTCAA
The Streptomyces sp. NBC_00234 DNA segment above includes these coding regions:
- a CDS encoding AMIN-like domain-containing (lipo)protein yields the protein MAFTAHARLWASVVACAAGALLVAAPQAQAAAPEAPAAASVAPDCQGICVLGVRAATHPDYDRFVIDLGEGTIPQWTTSTQTTPLTCCGDETNEHVVPIQGKEYLKIYLSPATTFDFNTSTVVYTSPSYATYDFPSLKGQGRTDIYDPEARAFHIGLALGDYSSYKIFKLTAPNRIVVDINH
- a CDS encoding LuxR C-terminal-related transcriptional regulator, which translates into the protein MELSILLLLFQGLGEAAIGRQLGLGHRTVQRRMRNLMIRWRVTGRVALGARAQELGLLAEDAPSGVPAGRPPPEGRPGGASGVSG
- a CDS encoding FG-GAP-like repeat-containing protein gives rise to the protein MTAGIGTTAGAAAAETRSVAADPVVISPGARFVPRATIVLNSGETGFLTAQEGDDRLRWIDYATGATTVLDHRLPEPLAYDVDEFRFATYPSDFGHGSDTVALYAEAPTPHVTLQQRADGESSTTVPIPEGQTYVATYGDTVITRTGAEGAETSLHLLRLENGEVRDRKLEGLPEGWNLTISEGDARSVAVRGIKWEDSTMSQGWWVVDLATGSMKALSTQGESVSFDQDTVFHVGAPSSYAAQVYRRDDLDAEPTTLDLRDVAYNDVVRRLGDDFVTVTPPNPGDSEYRGNHLALRDTTGSWESLLTVASPAVHRTPDGSLLVAGAEENTTYGALDWGYYLFTPAADGTVTRKRLADIENREAQPAGISLGSGILTTADDSKHYNPATTIGGYRSTWLKTSGRPEELDSTVDGTVSGRDEDGCSPTHGTNCVTMFAGGDGHHGRKAGTEQDVTMLYRNGTASWGPRVTSGLSSPQLVDLSGRFGVVNQSWGGQQAVLQFKDADTGNVLQKREPVAASVWGNTLWSALGRWDDTSSGVPTGVAAKNLSTGAAGESFDTGCVPSDLQAVGRWVYWRCSDYWNDFKGAGVYDRQAKRSLKLGPDETLLGDGYLVRRSEAAGLTLVDLHNGLPVSDKEADLPQRVVATAAELGDRTGRRSGWTVDRFGGHVAYTGSDRRVRIVPSDVPASQIAVIDADTPAMDIKAGAWTPRWWVSKPAGPWTLTLANKATGKVVRTLSGEEARGLVAPSWDGKDAAGKYVLSGAYTWTLTAKPADGVQADLSVLGTVSVTGGASPAVRRDYVGDDTYPDLYARGTTGSLLVYQGNASGVVSAKADGGIWPTTSTLVPFGDLDGDGANDTLVTDKDGYLYRYSPERGKIVTTGAPHTKIGSGWAAFDGLTYSGDLTSDGIPDLVARQTATGDLYLYAGTLAGGFTRTGRIGTSWKSLTIVGAGDLNGDKHADLVARTTNGDLYRYYGTGKGTISSGTKIGNGWGIMVDFVGIGDLTGDGKDDIVGRTTTGDLYRYAGNGTGGVGSGVKIGNGWKAFASVR
- a CDS encoding glycosyltransferase family 2 protein; this translates as MTHSDPQPADLLQVEHHLAQISDGNVVRITGSGPVFEHPYPVRTVRRTTFVPVLAVRDRAVLWAIAVGWGASFLWFWTWWLQPEHRAGWAGLIVNSLLLLYLTGLPCYFFVSALRLRRVNPAMPVPPVAVAFAVTRAPSEPWPTVRRTLEAMLAQDYPYAYDVWLCDEDPSEEIERWCVRHRVRVSCRRGVTPYHRAGWPRRTRCKEGNLAYFYDHWGYWNYAVVAQLDCDHVPAATYLAEMVRPFDDPAIGYVAAPSVCDATDAASWAARGRMHREAIWHGAVQLGHSDGLAPMCIGSHYAVRTHALRSIGGLGPELAEDFSTTYLLNSAGWHGAFAIDAEAHGDGPLTFADMVTQEYQWSRSLTTMLLGLLPHHLRRLPLLLRLRFGYALAYYPLLGLMIVAGLILPPVAVITGLPWMDVNYFDFLLHFWSMPLWLMLTLWLLRRRDLMRPRTAPIMSWETWLFALARWPFVVWGMVGAVHQKMRPRPVTFKVTPKNTGGPQPLLARLTAPFALLAVALSTVAVYGELTSPAAGYVFLCVVAATAYAAVALAVPVLHVREAARASGLRFTAALATARLPLAIGLVSAAPVATSIVFFPAYAAAALSW